One region of Mucilaginibacter sp. 14171R-50 genomic DNA includes:
- a CDS encoding MotA/TolQ/ExbB proton channel family protein, which yields MMLLLQVAADTTQKLIDTAHQATQQLAAIPDEELRFGDLLIKGGWIMLPIGLLLILALVIFFERYFTIRKASKDESHLMTQVRSSIHSGDLQSAIAICRNSNSPLGRMLQKGLLRIGRPIKDIEGAIENVGKLEVSKLEKNIGIIGIVAGIAPMFGFLGTIAGVIKIFYDISKTDNISMGVISGGLYVKMVTSAAGLFVGLLAYVCYHILNMMVDKVILKLETDAIEFIDLLEEPSK from the coding sequence ATGATGCTATTATTGCAGGTTGCCGCAGATACCACCCAAAAGCTAATTGATACCGCGCACCAGGCCACGCAACAGCTGGCCGCAATACCCGATGAAGAACTGCGCTTTGGCGATTTGCTGATAAAAGGTGGCTGGATTATGTTACCCATCGGCCTGTTACTTATACTTGCACTCGTTATATTTTTTGAACGCTATTTTACCATCCGCAAGGCATCAAAGGATGAATCGCATTTAATGACCCAGGTGCGCTCAAGCATCCATTCGGGCGATCTGCAATCGGCCATAGCCATTTGCCGTAACAGCAACTCGCCTCTGGGCCGTATGTTGCAGAAAGGCTTGCTGCGTATTGGCCGCCCTATAAAAGATATCGAGGGCGCTATCGAGAACGTAGGTAAACTGGAAGTATCCAAATTGGAAAAAAACATAGGTATCATCGGTATAGTTGCCGGTATAGCCCCCATGTTTGGTTTCCTGGGTACCATTGCAGGGGTTATCAAGATATTTTATGATATATCCAAAACCGATAACATCAGTATGGGTGTTATATCCGGTGGTTTATATGTAAAAATGGTAACATCGGCGGCAGGTTTATTTGTAGGTCTGCTTGCTTATGTATGCTACCATATTTTAAATATGATGGTTGACAAGGTGATACTGAAACTGGAGACCGACGCTATTGAATTTATAGACCTGTTAGAAGAACCAAGCAAATGA
- a CDS encoding tetratricopeptide repeat protein encodes MIKLRYITFIAPVFLALPALAQQNPSFHTNRTYQNANNLMAMGKYAAAAEQFRLVEQTKLKTGQQSKFESELSLLKENAQYYEALCALELGNDDAESMLTRFIKEHPENPLAKQAYFQVGKSYFKQGKYTEALVWFNKVDAVDLNGAQNTEYKFRKGYAYFITNDYKNAQLLFGEVKNKRSPFTDDAIYYFAYIAYLNKDYHLALVNFERLKNSKKYESSYPYYITAVYFLDKRYDDVLNYAIPIINSTKQQNETEMLRIIAASYFAKANYDKAVEYYSRFENADNGRTQNTQDSYQIGYAYYKVGNYGKAATVLEKLVAQNDNYSQSGSYTLGDVFLKMNNKQSARNAFRTASKLNYDAQLQEDALYEYAKLSYELDFNNEALIATRQYLKNYPRSTRTGDVKILLGEALLNSKNYKEAVEILEPIPNKSESAQIAYQKVTYFRGLEFYNERAFENAIGIFLRSLQNPVDTKIKALTLYWMAESMYEVRKYTESVENFEEFLRMPESKETDVANFANYALAYAAFYDEQYRKAANYFEKFLRGDVKDQSTENDAISRLGDSYFALKSYGNALENYDRIIARHSQGQQYALFQRGIIQGLQGNPDAKISTLNNLLSQFPNSDYADDAAFEIAYAYFLKNDGERAKADLNAMIQKYPRSSYIPRAYTTIGLIDYNAGNDDAATESFKKVVSDYSSSDEAKQALKQVEKIYTDKGDASSFLNYANSTAIGNYTTAEQESILYTAANNLYLKGDWQGTVNAVNAYFDKFPTKQIYEKQSRFIRAQSLANLGKTDEAVVDYNVILNDWTSAYSEKSLISMAKLYMNQKKYNDAIVFLKRLETNSEYQADYTFAVNNLLICYSQINMPDDVLKYVKLIRDNEKSSQEEKFKTGLYAGKAYLQRGDTTAAVKELNYTVSNTKTVAAAEAKYNIANIEYLQGKYKASQKTCFDLVKDLPNYDYWVAKAYILLADNYVGLKDIFQAKATLQSIIDNYKGDDDILNTARQKMNVLEPQKAEQANPANDKPAAAEPAATEQTKQENKEQ; translated from the coding sequence ATGATCAAACTTAGATACATCACCTTTATTGCACCGGTATTTTTGGCCTTGCCTGCGCTGGCGCAGCAAAACCCATCCTTCCACACCAACCGCACTTACCAAAATGCGAATAACCTGATGGCCATGGGTAAGTATGCTGCCGCTGCCGAGCAGTTTCGCCTGGTTGAGCAAACAAAATTAAAAACCGGTCAGCAATCAAAATTTGAATCAGAATTATCCTTACTTAAGGAAAACGCGCAGTACTACGAAGCCCTTTGCGCCTTAGAGCTTGGCAACGACGATGCCGAAAGTATGTTAACCCGCTTTATAAAAGAGCACCCCGAAAACCCGCTTGCCAAACAGGCATACTTTCAGGTAGGCAAATCGTATTTTAAGCAGGGAAAGTATACCGAGGCGCTGGTTTGGTTTAACAAAGTCGACGCGGTTGACCTGAACGGCGCACAAAATACCGAGTATAAGTTCAGAAAAGGTTATGCCTACTTCATCACAAACGACTACAAGAACGCGCAACTTTTATTTGGTGAGGTAAAAAACAAGCGATCGCCGTTTACTGATGATGCCATTTATTACTTTGCTTATATAGCTTACTTAAATAAAGACTACCATTTGGCGCTGGTTAATTTCGAAAGGTTAAAAAATTCGAAAAAATACGAAAGCAGTTACCCTTATTACATTACCGCCGTTTATTTTTTAGATAAGCGATACGATGATGTACTTAACTATGCTATACCCATCATCAATAGCACAAAGCAACAAAACGAGACCGAAATGCTGCGTATTATTGCGGCATCGTATTTTGCAAAGGCTAACTATGATAAAGCCGTTGAGTACTACAGCCGCTTTGAAAACGCCGATAATGGCCGTACCCAAAACACCCAGGATAGCTACCAGATAGGTTATGCATATTATAAAGTGGGCAACTATGGTAAAGCCGCTACTGTTTTAGAAAAACTGGTGGCGCAAAATGATAATTACAGCCAAAGCGGCAGCTATACTTTAGGCGACGTGTTCCTGAAAATGAACAATAAGCAAAGCGCACGCAACGCTTTCCGTACCGCGTCAAAATTAAATTACGATGCCCAATTGCAAGAGGACGCCTTGTATGAATATGCCAAACTATCCTACGAGCTTGATTTTAATAACGAGGCACTGATAGCTACCCGCCAGTATTTGAAAAATTACCCCCGGTCAACCCGTACAGGAGACGTTAAAATACTATTGGGCGAAGCTTTGTTAAACTCTAAGAATTACAAAGAGGCTGTAGAAATATTAGAACCTATCCCCAACAAATCTGAAAGCGCACAGATAGCTTACCAAAAAGTGACTTATTTTCGCGGACTCGAGTTTTACAACGAGCGCGCCTTCGAAAACGCAATCGGCATTTTCCTACGGTCGTTACAAAACCCGGTTGATACAAAAATAAAGGCTTTAACCCTTTACTGGATGGCCGAATCGATGTATGAGGTACGCAAGTACACCGAGTCGGTAGAAAACTTCGAGGAGTTTTTAAGAATGCCGGAATCCAAAGAGACCGATGTAGCCAACTTTGCCAATTATGCCCTTGCTTACGCTGCTTTTTACGATGAGCAATACCGCAAGGCCGCCAACTACTTTGAGAAATTTTTGCGGGGCGATGTAAAAGACCAAAGCACCGAGAACGATGCTATAAGCCGTTTGGGTGATAGCTACTTTGCATTAAAGAGTTATGGTAACGCCTTAGAAAACTACGACCGCATTATTGCCCGCCACAGCCAGGGGCAGCAATACGCCTTATTTCAGCGCGGTATAATACAAGGATTGCAGGGTAACCCGGATGCTAAGATCAGCACGCTGAACAACCTGTTAAGCCAGTTCCCAAATTCGGATTACGCTGATGACGCTGCCTTTGAGATAGCCTATGCTTACTTTTTGAAAAACGACGGCGAGCGCGCCAAGGCCGACTTGAACGCTATGATACAAAAGTATCCGCGCAGCAGCTATATACCACGTGCTTATACCACCATCGGGTTAATAGACTATAATGCAGGGAACGACGATGCCGCAACCGAATCGTTCAAAAAGGTCGTATCGGATTACTCGTCTTCTGACGAAGCTAAACAGGCATTAAAACAGGTTGAAAAGATATATACTGATAAAGGTGATGCCTCGTCGTTCTTAAACTATGCCAACTCAACTGCAATAGGCAATTACACCACCGCCGAACAGGAAAGCATTTTATACACCGCGGCCAACAACCTTTATTTAAAAGGCGATTGGCAGGGTACTGTAAATGCGGTGAACGCTTATTTTGATAAATTCCCGACCAAGCAGATCTATGAAAAACAATCGCGGTTTATTCGTGCGCAAAGCCTGGCCAACCTGGGTAAAACCGACGAGGCTGTGGTTGATTATAACGTTATACTTAACGACTGGACAAGCGCTTACAGCGAAAAATCGCTTATCAGCATGGCCAAGTTGTACATGAACCAGAAGAAGTATAACGATGCAATTGTATTTTTGAAAAGGCTGGAAACAAACTCAGAGTACCAGGCAGATTACACCTTCGCGGTTAACAACCTATTGATATGCTACTCGCAGATAAACATGCCCGACGATGTTTTAAAATACGTAAAGCTGATACGTGATAATGAGAAATCATCGCAGGAAGAAAAATTCAAAACCGGGCTATACGCCGGTAAAGCTTACCTTCAAAGGGGCGATACCACTGCTGCCGTAAAAGAGTTGAACTACACCGTTAGCAATACCAAAACCGTGGCCGCAGCCGAAGCCAAATACAATATCGCAAACATTGAATACCTGCAGGGCAAATACAAGGCATCGCAAAAAACCTGTTTTGATCTGGTTAAGGACTTGCCTAATTATGATTACTGGGTAGCTAAAGCCTATATTTTACTGGCTGATAATTATGTAGGGCTGAAAGACATCTTCCAGGCTAAGGCAACCTTACAAAGTATTATTGATAACTACAAAGGCGATGATGATATTTTGAATACAGCCCGACAGAAAATGAATGTGCTGGAGCCGCAGAAGGCCGAACAGGCCAACCCTGCTAACGACAAACCTGCGGCTGCAGAACCAGCTGCAACCGAACAAACCAAACAGGAAAACAAAGAACAATAG
- a CDS encoding PleD family two-component system response regulator, which yields MRRILAVDDDKDILEVLQFILEDSGYKVDTLTDGRLLMETIQNKHPDLILLDIMLGNLDGRELCQALKKEADTHNIPVIMISASHNVGSSLNQENGPNDFIEKPFDINVLLNSIKRHLTTTAAA from the coding sequence ATGAGACGGATTTTAGCGGTGGATGATGATAAAGATATATTAGAGGTGTTGCAATTTATACTCGAAGATTCGGGTTATAAAGTAGACACATTAACAGATGGCCGGTTATTGATGGAAACAATACAAAATAAGCATCCCGACCTTATATTGCTTGATATTATGCTTGGCAATTTAGACGGCCGCGAGCTTTGCCAGGCGCTAAAAAAAGAAGCCGATACACACAATATACCTGTTATAATGATTTCGGCAAGCCATAATGTGGGCAGCAGCTTAAATCAGGAAAACGGCCCCAATGATTTTATAGAAAAGCCCTTCGATATCAACGTATTGCTTAATTCTATAAAAAGACATCTAACTACCACGGCAGCAGCTTAA
- a CDS encoding biopolymer transporter ExbD: MNLRKRHKGASAEVHTSAMNDIMFFLLLFFLIASTVTNPNVIKLMLPKSSSGQSVSKKTINVSIDKDLNYTIDKKQVPVDQLQSTLQSYKSLATELTIVLYVDRTVAIQDVVQVMDIAQKLNIKLVLATEPKP; this comes from the coding sequence ATGAACTTAAGAAAAAGACATAAAGGCGCATCAGCAGAAGTGCATACTTCGGCCATGAACGATATCATGTTCTTCCTGCTTTTGTTTTTCCTGATCGCGTCTACGGTAACCAACCCCAACGTAATAAAGCTGATGCTGCCTAAATCATCAAGCGGGCAATCGGTATCAAAAAAAACCATCAATGTATCTATTGATAAGGATCTGAATTATACCATTGATAAAAAGCAGGTACCGGTAGACCAGTTGCAATCTACGCTGCAAAGTTATAAATCGCTGGCAACCGAGCTTACCATTGTTCTTTATGTAGACCGTACCGTTGCCATACAGGATGTGGTACAGGTAATGGATATAGCACAAAAACTGAATATAAAACTGGTACTGGCAACAGAACCTAAACCATAG
- a CDS encoding SPOR domain-containing protein, translating to MDVGYFISELLAQHGDVSVPGLGYFAHTRINGYYNDDEGKFYPPAHNVQFDPQSIDDDTLPQYIADKKNISLASSKYFTEKFVNSVKLQAQMGEAPLADLGWFYTSDSRLLFRPNTDMSTDPDFFAYQPVTIHKLGSDRAERATPEPYAADTPVEEEYAAPAAPQQQQSELTFETDEEHEAYLVALSGKKRRRSRITFVILALLFAALVVFLVNRYGGVSIFDQGEFKSQTPVKKETVVNAKIEPVGDTTAKDTGKTAPITDTTAAAKTATVKDTLAKTDTAVNNIITGPRYEILAGAFKTLAKANEEINKIEAKGFQAHIANGVPGKKYNISLGTFKLKADATSAYDKILNTGKFTQDQIYITRIKK from the coding sequence ATGGATGTAGGCTATTTTATAAGCGAACTGCTGGCGCAACATGGCGACGTAAGTGTACCAGGGTTAGGTTATTTTGCGCATACACGCATAAACGGTTATTATAACGACGACGAGGGCAAGTTTTACCCGCCCGCCCACAACGTACAATTTGATCCGCAATCGATAGACGATGATACGTTGCCTCAATATATTGCAGATAAAAAGAACATTTCGCTGGCATCATCAAAATATTTCACCGAAAAATTTGTTAATAGCGTAAAGCTCCAGGCACAGATGGGTGAAGCGCCGCTGGCAGACCTGGGCTGGTTTTATACCAGCGACTCCAGGTTGCTATTCAGGCCGAACACTGATATGAGCACCGATCCTGATTTTTTTGCGTATCAGCCGGTAACCATTCATAAATTAGGAAGCGACCGTGCAGAACGGGCTACACCCGAACCATATGCCGCCGATACACCGGTGGAAGAAGAATACGCTGCTCCGGCAGCGCCGCAGCAGCAACAGAGTGAGCTGACATTTGAAACCGATGAGGAACACGAAGCTTACCTGGTAGCGTTATCCGGCAAAAAGCGCAGAAGGTCGAGAATAACTTTTGTGATACTGGCGCTGTTATTTGCCGCGTTGGTTGTGTTCCTGGTGAATAGATATGGCGGTGTATCTATATTTGATCAGGGTGAGTTTAAATCACAAACCCCGGTAAAAAAAGAAACCGTTGTAAATGCCAAGATTGAGCCTGTTGGCGATACGACCGCTAAGGATACCGGCAAAACAGCGCCAATAACAGATACGACCGCTGCGGCGAAAACAGCCACGGTAAAAGATACCTTAGCAAAAACGGATACCGCGGTAAACAATATTATCACCGGTCCGCGTTATGAAATATTAGCGGGCGCGTTTAAAACGCTGGCAAAAGCAAACGAGGAAATAAATAAAATTGAAGCAAAAGGATTTCAGGCGCATATTGCGAATGGCGTTCCCGGCAAAAAGTATAACATTTCGCTGGGCACATTTAAACTTAAAGCTGATGCTACCAGTGCTTATGATAAGATACTCAACACCGGTAAGTTCACACAAGACCAGATCTATATTACACGAATAAAAAAATAA
- a CDS encoding sugar phosphate nucleotidyltransferase — translation MKPTLLILAAGMASRYGSMKQVDGFGPNGETIIDYSIYDAIKAGFGKVSFIIREEFAENFKAIFEPKLKGRIETDYVFQNYDLEPFGIPEKIERAKPWGTAHAVLAARNQVNEPFCVINADDYYGYDAFDKMAKFLTTEVADDKYAIIGYQIDKTLSDHGTVSRGVCAVDENGNMTEVTERTEVYFKEDGTVAYKDATGEHSLANDTRVSMNFWGFTPAVFEQSMELFKKFVETNKANPKAEFFIPLVADELIKSGTASFKVIPTATKWFGVTYKEDKPIVQKSISELVQNGTYPTNLWS, via the coding sequence ATGAAACCTACATTATTAATTTTGGCCGCAGGAATGGCCAGCCGCTACGGCAGTATGAAACAAGTTGACGGCTTTGGCCCCAACGGCGAAACCATTATCGATTATTCTATTTACGATGCTATAAAAGCGGGCTTCGGCAAGGTTAGCTTCATCATCCGCGAGGAATTTGCCGAAAACTTTAAAGCCATATTTGAGCCAAAATTAAAGGGCCGTATCGAAACGGATTATGTTTTTCAGAATTACGACCTGGAGCCATTCGGCATACCGGAAAAGATAGAGCGGGCAAAACCCTGGGGCACCGCGCATGCGGTATTGGCCGCACGCAACCAGGTAAACGAGCCTTTTTGCGTTATTAATGCTGACGATTATTACGGTTACGACGCCTTCGATAAAATGGCTAAGTTCCTGACTACCGAAGTTGCTGATGACAAATATGCCATTATCGGCTACCAGATAGATAAAACTTTATCAGACCACGGCACCGTATCGCGTGGTGTTTGCGCTGTTGACGAGAACGGTAACATGACCGAAGTAACCGAACGTACAGAGGTGTATTTCAAAGAAGACGGCACTGTAGCTTATAAAGATGCAACCGGCGAACACTCCTTAGCTAACGACACACGCGTATCCATGAATTTCTGGGGCTTTACGCCCGCGGTTTTTGAACAAAGCATGGAGCTTTTCAAAAAATTTGTTGAAACAAACAAAGCCAACCCAAAGGCAGAGTTCTTTATCCCTTTGGTTGCCGATGAGTTGATCAAGAGCGGTACTGCATCTTTTAAAGTTATACCAACGGCCACCAAATGGTTTGGGGTTACTTATAAGGAAGATAAGCCCATCGTTCAAAAATCAATATCAGAATTAGTACAAAACGGCACCTATCCCACCAACCTTTGGAGTTAA
- a CDS encoding M42 family metallopeptidase, whose amino-acid sequence MAKKKPEAEQKPAVVNETSLAFFEKYINNPSPTGFEWKGQQLWLDYLKPYIDDHFVDNYGTAVGVINPTAEYKVVIEAHADEISWFVNYITNDGLIYVIRNGGSDHQIAPSKRVDIHTDNGIVKAVFGWPAIHTRLGGEKEEAPSLKNIFLDCGCTSKEEVEAMGIHVGCVITYEDEFMVLNNRYYVGRALDNRAGGFMIAEVARLLKENNVKLPFGLYIVNAVQEEIGLRGAEMIAHRIKPNVAIVTDVTHDTGTPMINKITQGDLACGKGPVISYAPAVQNNLNKLLIESAQKAGIPFQRQASSRSTGTDTDAFAYSNDGVPSALISLPLRYMHTTVEMIHKDDVDNVIRLIYESLLNIQNGQDFRYIK is encoded by the coding sequence ATGGCAAAAAAGAAACCTGAGGCCGAACAAAAACCGGCTGTAGTAAACGAAACATCATTAGCATTTTTTGAAAAATATATCAATAATCCTTCGCCAACCGGGTTTGAATGGAAAGGCCAACAACTTTGGCTGGATTATTTAAAACCATATATCGACGATCATTTTGTAGACAATTACGGCACTGCTGTGGGCGTGATAAACCCGACGGCCGAATATAAGGTGGTTATTGAGGCGCACGCCGATGAAATATCGTGGTTTGTAAACTATATCACTAATGACGGTTTGATCTATGTAATCCGTAACGGGGGCAGCGACCACCAGATAGCGCCATCAAAACGGGTAGACATACACACCGATAACGGCATAGTGAAAGCTGTTTTTGGCTGGCCGGCCATACACACCCGCTTAGGCGGCGAAAAGGAAGAGGCGCCATCACTAAAGAACATCTTTTTAGATTGCGGTTGCACCAGTAAAGAAGAAGTTGAAGCGATGGGCATACATGTTGGCTGCGTAATAACTTACGAAGACGAGTTTATGGTGCTGAACAACCGCTACTATGTTGGCCGTGCTTTGGATAACCGCGCCGGTGGTTTCATGATAGCCGAGGTTGCCCGTTTGTTAAAAGAGAACAATGTAAAACTGCCGTTCGGCCTTTATATAGTAAACGCCGTACAGGAAGAAATTGGTTTGCGCGGCGCCGAGATGATAGCGCACCGTATAAAACCTAATGTGGCCATTGTTACTGATGTTACCCACGATACCGGCACCCCGATGATCAACAAGATAACCCAGGGCGACCTGGCTTGCGGCAAGGGCCCGGTTATATCATACGCCCCTGCAGTACAGAATAATTTGAACAAACTGCTGATAGAATCGGCACAGAAGGCGGGTATACCGTTTCAGCGTCAGGCCTCGAGCAGGTCAACCGGTACCGATACCGATGCTTTTGCATACTCAAACGATGGCGTTCCTTCAGCGCTGATATCGTTACCGCTGCGCTATATGCATACCACCGTTGAAATGATCCATAAGGACGATGTAGACAACGTGATCCGTTTGATATACGAATCGTTGCTGAACATTCAAAACGGGCAGGACTTCAGGTACATTAAATAA
- a CDS encoding energy transducer TonB produces the protein MDYREENNYPKAFAATGIILGVVIALCYFIVFQMPVKQEDGTGGILVNYGTVDEGSGSDYMSVEEPSAAEKANNTKPDKVTPAPPTEEKPQVDNSDKNVVTQDNEDAPEVTANSKKPSTNVATQPTTKTEPKPTVNQNALYKGKTNNGTGEGDGTGSTPGNQGKTTGTTLTDNYNGTGSGNGGNSLTARNFSRPPAKPDIGNAEGKVVIEFRIDKSGNVIYANVGRGSTLLDGDVVNKCIQAVLSAKVSASANASDVQTYTQTFVFKRH, from the coding sequence ATGGACTACAGGGAAGAAAATAATTATCCAAAAGCATTTGCCGCCACAGGCATTATACTTGGCGTGGTAATAGCCCTGTGCTATTTTATCGTTTTCCAAATGCCGGTAAAACAGGAGGACGGCACAGGCGGTATCCTGGTTAATTATGGCACTGTTGACGAAGGATCAGGCAGTGATTACATGAGTGTTGAAGAACCCTCAGCAGCCGAAAAGGCCAACAACACCAAACCCGACAAGGTAACCCCCGCCCCACCCACCGAAGAAAAACCACAGGTAGATAACAGCGATAAAAACGTAGTTACTCAAGACAACGAAGACGCACCCGAAGTAACAGCAAACAGTAAAAAGCCAAGTACAAATGTTGCCACACAGCCTACCACCAAAACCGAGCCCAAGCCAACTGTGAACCAAAACGCCCTTTATAAAGGTAAAACCAATAACGGCACCGGCGAAGGCGACGGTACCGGCAGCACACCGGGCAACCAGGGCAAAACAACAGGAACAACCTTAACCGATAATTATAACGGAACAGGTTCCGGAAATGGCGGTAATTCATTAACCGCGCGTAACTTTTCGCGCCCTCCCGCCAAACCTGATATCGGCAATGCTGAAGGTAAAGTAGTAATTGAGTTTAGAATTGACAAAAGTGGCAATGTTATTTATGCCAATGTAGGCCGTGGTTCTACGCTACTTGATGGCGACGTGGTAAATAAGTGTATACAAGCCGTTCTGAGTGCGAAGGTGAGCGCCTCGGCCAATGCCAGCGACGTACAAACCTACACACAAACTTTTGTGTTTAAACGACATTAA
- a CDS encoding folylpolyglutamate synthase/dihydrofolate synthase family protein has protein sequence MDYKATINYLYTQLPLFTRVGASAYKADLTNTIALLNFVNNPQHKFKSVHVGGTNGKGSTSHMLAAILQVAGYKAGLYTSPHLKDFRERIRINGAMISEQAVIDFVALHKHDFEQIQPSFFEMTVALAFDFFAKEQVDIAIVEVGLGGRLDSTNVINPLLSVITNIGWDHMNLLGDTLPKIAAEKAGIIKPSIPVIVGEYQPEVAEVFINKAKEVNAELVFASAVKDAVGSRESEVRNLDYMEIDAPFHIQLDLPGSYQLKNVRTVLTAVDELRKQGFIITDEHIVTALKQVKTLTGLHGRWEVLSRSPLTICDTGHNPEGITEVLKNIAAVNYEHLHFVIGMVNDKDSSKVLAMLPTEATYYFCRPDIPRGLEAESLRLKAESFNLHGNTYPSVKAALQAAQANATDKDLVFVGGSTFVVAEVV, from the coding sequence ATGGACTACAAAGCCACCATCAATTATCTTTACACGCAATTACCCTTATTTACACGCGTAGGGGCATCCGCATATAAGGCCGACCTTACCAACACCATTGCTTTATTGAATTTTGTAAATAACCCGCAGCACAAGTTTAAAAGCGTACATGTGGGGGGTACCAACGGCAAAGGGTCAACATCGCATATGCTGGCGGCTATATTGCAGGTCGCTGGTTATAAAGCAGGGTTATACACTTCGCCGCATCTTAAAGATTTCCGCGAACGCATCCGGATAAATGGCGCGATGATCAGTGAGCAAGCCGTTATTGATTTCGTGGCGTTGCATAAACATGATTTCGAGCAGATACAGCCCTCATTTTTTGAAATGACCGTTGCCCTGGCATTTGATTTTTTCGCGAAGGAGCAGGTAGATATCGCCATTGTAGAGGTTGGTTTGGGGGGGCGGCTGGATTCTACCAATGTCATCAACCCGCTGTTGTCCGTTATCACGAATATCGGCTGGGACCACATGAATCTATTGGGCGATACATTGCCAAAAATAGCAGCGGAAAAAGCGGGTATCATCAAACCCTCTATCCCCGTAATTGTCGGGGAATATCAGCCCGAAGTGGCCGAAGTATTCATCAATAAAGCAAAAGAAGTAAACGCGGAATTGGTATTTGCCTCAGCTGTAAAAGATGCAGTCGGAAGCCGTGAGTCCGAAGTCCGAAATCTGGATTACATGGAGATCGATGCACCCTTTCACATCCAGCTCGACCTGCCCGGAAGCTATCAGTTAAAAAATGTACGCACGGTTTTAACCGCTGTGGATGAATTGCGCAAACAAGGCTTTATTATCACTGATGAACATATCGTCACCGCATTAAAACAAGTAAAAACATTAACAGGCCTGCACGGCCGCTGGGAGGTTTTATCACGCAGCCCGCTTACTATTTGCGATACCGGCCATAATCCGGAAGGTATAACTGAAGTGTTAAAAAATATCGCCGCTGTTAATTACGAACACCTTCATTTTGTTATAGGCATGGTAAACGATAAAGACAGCAGCAAAGTGTTAGCCATGCTACCAACAGAAGCTACCTATTATTTTTGCCGCCCGGATATACCACGCGGACTGGAAGCTGAAAGCCTGAGGCTTAAAGCAGAAAGCTTTAATTTGCATGGAAATACTTACCCCTCTGTAAAAGCAGCCCTGCAAGCCGCACAAGCGAATGCTACCGATAAAGACCTGGTTTTTGTAGGCGGCAGTACATTTGTAGTGGCAGAGGTAGTTTGA